The Rubripirellula reticaptiva DNA window GCATCCGCCGGATCCAATCGATGCGCATCGTTTTGTTTTGAGCCACCAATCCCTTTCGCCGATCGACGTTTTCGATTGCTGGCCATTAATCGATCAATAAGAGAGATTGAAATGGAACGAGGCGACGAATTTGCTATGCAAAATAGCACAATGGTGTCACGAAAGGAATTCAAAGCGGCGAAACACGTCCGTCGATCCGATTTGGCCATCCGCCCGGTCTTGCCAGGGGTGATTTGAATTGGACAATGAATGCGCGGTTACACGTGTTTTGATTCTCATCCACGGCGGTCCCATTGGCCAAGCTAAATCTTCGCAAATTCGCCGGCCCCGCCCTGGCGATCGCGCTGTTCGCTTTGGCCGTTCGTTTATTGGTGCACGAAGCCAATTCGATCACCTGGGAAGACTTCCGATCCGGCCTCACCAGCGTACCGACATTATACATCGTGTTTGCCGTCTTTTTGGTCGCACTCAACTACGGCCTGTTGGTTTCGTACGACTTGCTGGCGCTGCGGTACTTGTGCCGATCGATGCCACTTCGCCGCGTCGCGCTGGTGTCTTTCCTTGGCTTTACGCTAGGCAACAACTTTGGCACCTTCATGGCTGGTGCCCCGATTCGATTTCGCTTTTACACTCGCTGGGGATTGTCGCCAAGCCAAGTGGTGGTGCTAATTTCAATCTTGGGGCTAACTTTTTGGAGTGGCCTTTGGTTCTTGGGTGGTATGGTATTGGTATGTGTGCCGATTGAGTTGCCACCGCCTTACGTGCTGCCAGTTGGCACTCGGACGCTTGGCGTGATCCTGCTGTCGCTTGCAGTTAGCTACCTGTTGGTTTGTACGTTTTGGCGAAAACCGTGGCCGATTGGCAAGCTTCATTTACGTCCACCCGAACCGGGTTTGATGGCAGTTCAAGCGTCGGTTGCGGCAGTCGACTTGCTCATTTCAGCAACGGCGCTGTACCTCGTATTGCCAGGCGATTCACTGGTGCCGTTCACTTTGGTATTGGCGGCCTACTTGGCCGCGATCGCCGTTTCGTTGATCAGCCAAGTGCCGGGTGGATTAGGTGTGCTTGAAGTCATCCTGCTGGCGCTGCTGAAAGAAACGGTTGGCGATGCAGTGCTGGCATCGGTGATCATTTTCCGAACCATCTACTATCTAATCCCACTGATGTTCGGCATGACGGCGCTAGTGATCCACGAAATCTATGGCGGTGCAGTCGAAGCCCGTGAGGCACGCCAATAGGAATTCGCTTGCACAGGTAGAATGGAGCGAACCATTCCTCTGAACGCGCGGTATCGCCCCGATAATGTTGCCCATCGAATCCCAAAAACGGCTGATTATCTATGCGTTGCTCGCCGCGTTGGCAACTTTCTTAATCGCAACGTTTTATCCCGTGGGACGTCCGGCGGACGAAACAACCCAACTATCATTTGCGTCGGCATATGCGTGGATTGCAGCCCAGTCGCTAGCGCCGGCAATCGTGGTATTGATTCCATTGCAGCTCGTAACGCGACTATCTCCTCGACTTACTTGCCGCGTGGGTATGGCCCTGCTGGCATTATTGCCGATCACGATCTTCTTGGATGCCATTGGTTTCCACTGGACCGGCGAGCGACTACTGTCAGCAACGACGGCACACATTGCGTGGTCACTGCTGCCCGGACTGATCCCGTTTGCGAGTTTCTCGACGATCGCAATGACCGCCTGTGCAATTCTGACAGTGTTGGTACTACTGTGGTTCTCGGCATGGCTTTCAAAGTATCTAGCCGATCGTTGGTCGACGGATCACCCAGGCGAACTGTCGCCATTGAAGATAGGCTGGGTTCTTCTTGCAGGAACCGTTTTACTGGGATTGCCCGCGATGAAGCATCGCACCCGCACGATCGCCGAAATGCAGGACTACTCGACTCGGCATCCGTTTTGCGTGCTTCGTGTGATCGGATATCGATCCGTCGGCATGATGATTCCGACGGGCGAGTCTGCGGTCATGTCGCATCTTTATGGTTTTGGTTTGTCCACAGCAGTACAACATCGCCTGGACGAATTAAAACAAGTCCGGATTCAACTCGCCGTCATAGATGACAAAACTGAGCGGCCAAGCCAAGAAGACCGCTCCGACGTCTTGATCATCATCATGGAATCGCTGCAGGCATCATTACTCAACGAAGACGTAATGCCGAACTCGCACAAATTGGCTAGCGAGGGTCTGATGTTGACCCAGCATTTTACAGGCGGTAACGCTAGCAACCTGGGAATCTTTTCATTGCTGAATGGATTGGAGGCAACGTGGTTTCCCTATGCCGACCAATTTGAACCGCTGGCCAACCGGTTCTTTCATCAGGCAGATTACGAACTCGGTTTCTTTGGCGGGACGAACGACTGGCACTCCTTCGGAATGGAGCCCTTTATCAATCCGAAATGGTACGACCGCTTTAAAATCGAGCCAGTCGCCTGGTTGGAATCTGACCAGCGAGCAATCGACCATGTCCAAGAATTTCTTGGTCGCGGCAACAAGTCCCGAAAACCTCGCGTGGCCGTTCTGTATTTGTATTCCAGTCATGGTCCGTTTGCGTCACTCCCCGAAGAAGAAGTTTTCCAGCCCGCCGCAGAGTCTTACGTCACGCCGTTTTCGGACGCCATGCGGATGCCGGTTTGGAACAAGTACCGAAACGCTGTTCGGTCACTCGACAAAATGCTGTTACCGCTATTGGACCGTACCCGCATTACCGCAATTGTTGGCGATCACGGCGAAGCGTTTTTGGAAGACGGAACCATCGGTCATGGCACGCGGTTGTCTCAGATCCAAAACATGACGCCAGGGATGATTTATTTTCCCGGTGGCAAAGCAAAACGGATCACCGAGCGAACATCTCATGCCGACATCTTGCCGACGATTCTTGATTCGATCGGAATCAAAACAAGTTCACCGGTTTTCGAAGGCGTCAATATCAACAGCACCGAACCTGCGTTGCTTGCCCAGCGACGATTCGCGTCTTGCAGTTACATGGGCGGATCGCTGATCCTTACCGGCCCATGGACTGAGAAACCGGATCGTCCCTTCGCGTACCGATGCGCCTATTCAATCAAGGACTGGCAAATCGCTCCGCTGAATCCCGTGGACACCAAAGGTTTGCAGTGGATACCGCCAAACGAAAAAAGCGGCAACGAATCTCGCGATTCCGAAACAATTGGCGACGAACTTGGAGATTGGCTTATTCGTCGATTAGGAGTCAACCCGATGGACGACGAACGGGACGAGCTAGAACTATTCGCCCAATACTTAACGGCCCCCGATCACACCATTCGATTGGCGGCCGTCAATCTAGCTGAAAACGTTAGCCGGCCAAGCGACGAACTGATCAATCTGGTCAGCGATCGCACTGCAGACAGTCAAAAAGAAATACGCGACGCGGCTCGAAAAGTGGTGATCCAACTGCAGCGCCGAGCGCGGTAGCTAAACGATCCTCAGCTCGCTTACAAACCCGAGTTGTCGAACTCGGCCAGCCCATCAAATTCGCTGTGCCGTTCCGGTGCACGGTCGCTGAACTTCGTGAACTCTGCTTCCCACGTCAATTCAACGTCGCCGACCGGACCGTTCCGCTGTTTCGCGATGATGATTTCCGCTTGCCCAGCAAACTGAGCTTTGTCTTCACCACGGTGATAGTACTCTTCACGGTGCACAAACATCACGACGTCGGCATCCTGCTCGATAGCACCCGATTCACGAAGGTGACTCAGTTTGGGACGGTGATCCTTACCATCCTCGGCTTGCCGGTTCAACTGAGACAAACAGAGCAGCGGCACCTCTAATTCTCGCGCCATCCCCTTCAATCGACGAGCGATCTTGGCGACCTGTTCTTGCCGTGGATCGCGAGAGTTGTCCGGATCGATCAGTTGCAGATAGTCAATTACGATCAAGCCAAGACCATCTTCTTTGCGTTTGATTCGACGCGCCGTCGCGGCAATCTCGCTGACCGTTCGGCTGGGCGAATCGTCAACATAAAGCGGCGACTCACTGATCTCGTTAGCTTTGGAAATCAATCGATCTCGATCGTCTGACGAAATCGAACCGTTTCGCAATCGGTGACCGTTGACGCGAGCGAGCGAGCACAACATCCGGTCCGCCAGTTCAATCCCCGACATTTCCAACGACACAAACAAGACGGGCGCGCCTTGGACGATCGCACAGTGTTCGGCCATATTCATCGCCAACGCGGTTTTACCCATCGACGGACGAGCGGCCAAGATGATCAGTTCGCCGTTGTGCAAACCACCTGTCATTTCGTCGAAGACTTTCAGCCCCGTTTCGGCTCCGCCGTCAACGTATTCATCTCGCAACCGTGCCTCCATGCGGTCCATCGCTTGGTGCAATACGTCACTGATGCTGTGGACGCTTTGCGACGATCGACCGTCCATGATCGCGAACACTTTCTGTTCGGCCTGGGCACACAATTCTTTGGCCGTGCCGGTCTGTTCGTAGGCGTCACGCAGAATCTCGGTGCTGGATTCGATCAGCCGCCGGTAGACCGCTTTTTCAGAAACGATCGCCGCATAAAAACTTGCGTGCGCCGCATTCGGAACTGCGCCGGATAAACGCGCTAAATAAGCCGCACCGCCCACCGATTCGTAGTCACCTTCGGTCCGCAGACGTGACACCAAGAGCGTGATATCGATCTTCTCGCCGCCGTCGTACATTTCGCGCATCGCATGATAGATCTTGCGATTGGCGTCATTGTAGAAATCGTCCGCCTTCAACGACGCAATTTCGTCACAGATCGAAGGCAACAACAGAACGCTGCCGATCACCCCCATCTCGGCCTCCTCGTCGAAGGGAGGCTCTCGCATCAAGACTTCAGCAGTGGTCGGTTCATTCTTCTTCTTTTTGAACCGGAATTCTTTTTCGTCTTTAATCATGGTTCCACATCCTTGGGAGGTGCCGAGCGAGCTGTCGCGTCTAATCTGTCGCGAAAAAGCGATCGATGCAAGGACAGGAGCAAACGAGAAAGACGGCCAGCCGGACTAGAGCGCCGCGAGTCTGCGGATTACGCGATGGATCAGGCACGCAACAGGTTCTCGATTCGTTCAATCGCTTCTTGAGCCGACATCGCGACGTTACCACGGCCGATCGATTTTCCTTTTTCCAACCAACCCTTCACGTTCTTTTCCGCCGCCATTGCCGTGCTGTGCGATTTGCCGCCAAAATGTTTCGCAATCTCAGTGTACGCCGCCGATGTCATTTGCCGCGATAAATACATTGCCAGCATACGAGGTTCCGATACGGCCCGCGTCTGAGCTCCGCTGCGAAGGACATCAAGCGGCAACTGGAACGCATCGCAAACCGCCGTCTCGATGACTGACAAACTGGCAACCGGCTTGGCCGATCGCAATACATCACCGCCAAACCGACGAACTTCGTCCATCGACGGATTACGGCCGTACATGCGTTGCAGCAGATTGATCGTATTGACGACGCCGCTGATCACGCGTCCATCCCCCGCAAGCATCGATGTCAACTGAGTCACCATCGCGTCGTCGACTGGCATCGAACACGTATCACCAAGCCAGCGACGCAAAATCGTCTCGCGAGTCGACAGGTCAAGCGGCCCCATTGGGCAAACCAAACCGCTGGACATTCGCCCGGCCAACTCGTGAGTCAAGCCTTGGATTTCGGTGGGAGCATGCGAGCCGCTGAAGATCAACGGCCGACCAGCGGCCGCCAGTGTTTCAACGGTGTACAACACTTCTCGCAGAGTCGCTTTCTTTGAGCCCAAAAACTGGACGTCATCGATTAATAGAGCGTCGACTTCGCGGTAGCGACGACGGAACGACGTGATGCCGCTGTTGCCAACCGAAGTGATGAAGTCGTTGGTGAACTGTTCGGCCGACAAGTGCATCACGCGGCGCATCCGGTGATGTCGACGAAACTGGTCCGCGATCGCGGTCAGCATGTGAGTCTTGCCACTGCCGGTCGGGCCGCATAAGAACAGGGGGCTGGCCAGTCCCGGTTGTTGGCACACCATCGACATCGCGGTGAACGCCAACTGATTGCACGATCCTGACACGAAGGTTTGAGCGTTCATCGGACGCTGCTGCCCTACCGCTTTGGCGGAAGGGTCTCTCAGCGACTTACTCAGAGACGTGTCGCTGCCAGCCGGCTTCGTCGGTGCTTTGGACGGCGACTTGGACTGTGGCTGCGGTGTTCCGCCCAGAGCGAAATCGCTTGAAACCACAACACCATGGACGACGGTGGCGGCGACTTTGGGTGCGCGACGTTGATTGCGAACGGTACCGGCGCCGCTCGCCACCAACCCCGACATCGACATCGTCTTGCCGCGTTGAGATTCGATCTTCGCACTCGCTTGTCGACGACTGCGGACCGGTGATCTTCGCGGCGCGGAATCCGACTTTGATGCTTCGCCAAGCGGCAACTCGGCTTGCGCCGCTTGCGGTGCAGCAAGTTCCACCGAGACATTCGTCGACGATCCACAGGCCTGCATCGCAGCGCCGCGCAACTCGCTTAGAAAGTTCTTCTTCAAACGATCGAGTGCGAATTGGCCACGGACGCGGACAATCACGCAGCCACGAACCAAGCTCGTAGGCTTGGTGATGGGTTCGCCGTCGGACGGGTTACCAGTTTCCGAGGTTTCCGCTTCAACCGGCGACGATGCGACCTCGAAAGCGACACCGTTGGTGAACCACATTCGAAACCGGTCTGCACCGATGCGTTGTTCAAGCGCTTCCTTGAATGATGCGACAACGTCCCTGTCGTCGGTGCAGCCGTGCGGAACAAACATACCGGTAGCGCAATCCTCCTTCATGGACGTTTCGCGGACCAACCATTCTCATCGACCACATTCAATTCGCCCACGCGAATCGGATCGACGCTTTGCGTTTTAAGAAGACTCCGCCCATGCTTGGCGGCGACGTCACTTTCGCATTTCCTTCACGTCTCGACGAGCTACTCTCCTGCAGACGTGAGGCCAGATTCTAGGGTTGCTAGCATTCAAGTCAAACGCTGTTGTGAACAGAAAGTGAAGATTCGAAAAGGAGAATTCAATTAGGGATGCAGTTGACGCAGAAACACCGATTCTGATGGCGACAGATTACCAAGTTTGACTCGCCGAAATGCCAATTGGAAACTATCCACCCGTGTGGAAAATGTGTCGACTAGCAAGCCAGAATGCACCTGAGTCGCCGGCTGTGATTCCCTAACGCGTTACCACGTCGATGGTTAGCGATTGGCCATGGATAAAGATTGGGCGTAGAAACAAGAATCACTCATTCTCGCCCTTGCCAGGATCGGCTGCTGCGATCCTTTTGCACCACACCACCTCGCCCATCATCGACCGCAAACCGGCGCGTTCATACAGACGACGGGCCGGAATATTTTTTTGGTCGACGGCCAAAATCAAACGGTCGCCTCCGATCTGACGAGCGATTCGCATCGCTTGGGCAATCAGGCAGGCGGCCAGACCTCTCGACCGAGCCTCCGGCACCAATCCCATGTAAACGATTTCGACGACCGGCCGAGGCTGTGCGCCGTCAGCGTCTGGGTCGTCCGTTTCAGAACCCGGCGATCCGTGAAGACCAACGATCAAGCAGCCCGCTGGGCGGCCGCTGGCTGGATCCATCGCAGTGAACCAGTACTTAGGAGCAAAGGCGGCACTACTGCGATAGCCGAGCATCGTTTGGTTGGCGGAACGAAACTCACACAGTTGCGGGCAGTCCAGCGTGCCCTGATAAGTCTGTTCGACCAGCCTTTCCATCGCCGCCCAGTTTTCGGCCAAGTCGTTCCAATCAAACGGCTCGAACGTCAATGAAAGTGCGGGCTCGCTGCGATCCGACTGACCGACCAGCGACGTCTCCGTGACGAGATCCACAGGGCCGCTCATGTAATCCAGCGTCGCCAGCGGTTCGAACCCAAAATTTGCACACCAATGAGCCACCGAATCGGGTGACAAAGCAGAATGCGTATCGGTCTCGGCATCAGTCTTCGCGACCGGATCCGCTCCCCACTGGACGAAACTGACGCCACATTCCGCCAATTCAAGGTCCAAGCAATTGGCTAATTTCCCGATCACATCGGCGGTTAACGGACTGTTTTGTACACCGTTTGTCTGTCGCATCGTAACGCCGGCGTGAACAATCGTCGCCGTGTCGCCCCAGCAAAGCGACGTGGCGTCCACGGACTTGCCTAGCGGTTGTGCGTTTTCATCGTTGATCGCGGTCTGAATCGCGATTGCGGCGGCGACTACCCCTTTGTTCGCCGATTTCACTGTGGCCAATCGGATCCGACCGGACGAGGGGTCTTGCAGACTTGTTCGAATCTGATCGATAGCTATTTGTGCACGTCCGAGCGACAGATTGGCCAACAAGGGTGGCAACCACTGCTGCAATAACTCGGCTTTTGGCGACTCAGCCTGGTAGGTCAGGGTTTCTGATGGCATCAATCGTCTTTTTTACGAAGGATTCCCGATAGTGACGGTTTTTATTCTCGGCAACTTAACCCTATCATAGAAGGCCTCGAGTGGGTGAACGCAGTTGGACGTCCAGAGCCTTGTTGGGCAAGTCGTCATGGCGCGGCTTATTGATCGACAGCCCCAATCACGACTTTCCCCCCATCACCTGCTTCTGCGGATCAATTAAACGATTCGCAAATCTACCCCGACCACCCTTCACGGAATCTCAGTTCGATGTCGTCACGCCGATTCTGCCTTTGCCTCACCGCTCCCCTGGTTCTCCTTTTCTTGGTTGCCGATTCGCAATCCAGCCAGGCCCAAGGACTTCTGCGTCGAATTCAAAATCGGATCCAATCCCGAGTGCAACCGGCGCCCCAACCGCAATTACGGCGTCCTGCTCCTCAGCAGCAACCGGCCCCGCGACTTCAAACGCCGAACAACAACAGCAGCAACGCCGCCGGCCTCCGCCGGGTCAGCCCAGTTTCGCCAACCGGTTCGGGTGTTGAACCGTCGGCACCGGACGACGCCAACGACTTTGGGGCGTCAATTCTCAGTGGTAGGGACAACGACTCAGAACGAGCTTCGATTGGAATCACGGTTTCACCACCTGCGGACGGTTCAAGCGGAATCGAAATCACGCAGTTCAGCCCTGATTCGCTCGCCGATGACGCGGGCCTAAAAGTCGGCGACGTGATCACATCGGTGAACGGTCGCCCCATCCAAACAAGCAGCGACGTTGCCGCTCAGCTCGTCGGCCTCAGAAATGGCGAACGCGTACAGATCCAATTCAATCGCAATCAAACGCCCTACCGAGTGACAATTCCGTTGATCGCTCGCAAGGCAAACGATCCGGCACCGAAGAGCGACTCTGACAAGAAACCAGCACCAACAGCGACTGCCATAGAGAAGCCGGCGGACGTAGAACCAACTTTGGCCGAACCAAACAAGCAAAAGTTGAATACCCCCGAATTCAAAGTCGCTGAATCGATGCAAGCGGAACCGACTTTGGCGGCTCCCAAACAGGCTGCCAAGCCAGAACCAGCCAGCTCAGTCGCCTCGGTGGCATCGGTCGCTAAGCCTGTCGCCCCCCAGCCAAAACTGACTGAACCGAAGCCAAGTGATCTGACCGAAACGGTTGCGTTGCCGTCTCCCGTGCTTGATTCGCCACGCCCCTTTGGCGTCAACGCCAAGAACGTCAAGGGAGTCCGCGGGGCCGTCATCACCGAAGTGTCACCTGGATCGCCCGCTGCCAATGCTGGCATTATCCCCGGCGATCGCATCGTTTCCATCAACGGTCGTCTGCTGATGAATTCGGACTCTTTGTTTCGCCAAATGGACAATCGCATTTCAGCAGGTACGGTCATCGTTCAACTGGTTCGTGACACTAAACTGGTCGCGACCGAGGTGAGCTTTACGGCGGATCCGATCCCAGCAAAAACTGGGGAACGAACAAAAGAAGTTGCCTCTGATACCGATTCAAAATCGAGCACTCTGAATTCACTGCTTGGTGGTTTATTCGGAAGCAAAGCAGAAGTCCCCGAGAAATCGAGCGACGAAATGGCCTTTGGCGACAATGAACCGGTCAAGCGGGCTGGTTTCAACGAACCTGTTAAGACAGCGACACCGCAATCCCCACCGCCAACGGACCCGCCATCGCTGGACGACCTGGAAGCACCGACCGGGGCTGCCGCCGAAACAAAAGCCGATCCCAGCAAAGCCGAAACTGAGTTGCTGAAGAAGATCCGCGAACTGGAATCGCAACTGGAACGACTCAAAGGAACCGAGTGAGCGAGAATAAGGCAGACGAAGGATTTGACTACGCCGCGGCGAAGGTAAAGACGTTTCCACAAACGCCCGGCGTGTATCTGATGAAGGATGCCGCCGAACGCGTCATCTATGTCGGCAAGGCCAAGAACTTGCGCAGCCGCGCCAGCAGCTACTTTTTGAAAGCTGCCGCCGAGGACCTGCGAACGGCGAATTGGATCGGCGAGATCGCGGACATCGACTATGTCGAATGTGACAGCGAAGTCGACGCGTTGTTGATGGAGTCTCGGCTCGTCAAAGACATCCAGCCAAAGCACAACAAAGACCTAAAAGACGACAAGTCGTTCCCGTACTTGATGATCACGACTCGGGACGAATTTCCGCGAGTCGAAGTCACCCGAGAACCCAAAGAACGCGGCGTCAAACTGTATGGTCCGTTCCCGAGTGCCGGCGCCCTGCGTGGCGCGATCCAAGTGCTGCAGCGAATTTTCAAGTTTCGCACCTGCACGCTAGACATCACCGAATCGGACGAAAAGTGGCAATGGTTTCGGCCCTGCCTTTTGCACAGCATCCATCAGTGCACGGCGCCCTGCAATTTCCGAATCAGCAAAGAGGAATACCGGCGCGACATCAAACGCCTACAAACGTTCATGGAAGGCGGCAAGAAACGGCTGCTCAAGGAAATGAGCGACGAAATGATGGTCGCTAGTAAGGCGATGGATTTCGAACGCGCCGCGGTCCTGCGAGACGAAATCAAAATGCTCGACCGCTTGGAAGAACGAGGGGAACTCGACACACATGCGCAACCCGAAGTCTTTTACGTCGACCCCAAGAAAGGTCTGACCGGGTTGCGAAAGGTTCTTGGTTTAACCGAAACCCCGCGAGTCATCGAAGGCATGGACATTGCCCACCTGGGCGGTGGCGAGACCGTGGCGTCAATGGTCCAGTTCATCGATGGGCTGCCGTTCAAGCCAGGCTACCGACGATTCAAAATCCAAGACGTCGAAGGTATCGACGACTTCCGCAGCATGTACGAAGTCGTTTCGCGTCGGTTTCGACGACTGTCCGACGAAGGCGATTCGTTTCCGGATATCTTGTTAATCGATGGCGGCAAAGGCCAACTGAGCGCTGCCATGGCCGCGTTTCGTGATCAAGAAATCACACCGCCAACGGTGATCTCGCTTGCCAAACGAGAAGAAGAGATATTCCGTCCTGGCATCTCTGAATCGATCAAGCTGAGCAAGAGTTCGTATGCACTGCGATTGTTGCAATACGTTCGCGACGAATCGCACCGATTCGCGCAACACTATCACCACATCCTACGATCAAAATCAACGTTCGATCGCTAGACGTGATTCGTCAATTCGCTCGACTTATGATCGCTCAACCTAAGATCGACGACGACGAGCCAAGAAACCGCCGCCGACAACAGCGAATGCCATCAACGTGCTCGGTTCAGGAACCGCCACGACTTGGTACGAAACAACGTTGTCGAACGTGTAACTGATAAAGCCAGTGCCGTTTTCGTACAATTCAAGCTCGGTGATCGTTTCAAGGCCAGCCGAATCAACCAGACCAATGAAGAACGCTTGGTCACCGTCGACCGCGACTCCCGAACCAGGTGCGACTGCTGCAACCGTTCCATTGGCATCGTTAAGCTCGATCAATTCCAAGACACCATCGTTGGCAATCGATGCAGAGTCATACTGAACCCACAATCCGGCGGCCGAGCGAGCGGCACCAAAACTGATCGAAATCACTTGCACCTCGTCCAACGGTTCGAAATCGAAATCGTCACCAATGTAATTGGTGGGGCTGATCGTAAAGGTGGGAAACGTGTCGTAGACAAACAGTGTTTCACCGCCATCGGATGCAAAGCTGATGTCGCCGATCGACGTTAAAGCGGTGCCTGCGGTCTGGCCTTCAAACGTCTCAATCTGCTGAACACCAGTCGCCGCCGCGACAAAAGCGGCATAGTCGCTGTAGGCAACGAGCGCAGCATCGGCCGAATGGGAAAACCCCGTCAGAGCCAACAGGGCAACCGCTAACAAACAAGCCGCTCGCTTCTTTGCAACACTTAACATGGTCTTCCAACCTTCGATTCAATGAGACGTTTCTAGACAAGAATTGCGTAGTCGGCGCAATCAATCCTGTACGACCGAGTTCGGGCGACTCTAGACCTACTCTCAAGTAAAAACAACCTTCCCAACCGCTTTGGGGGGGACGGAATCGTTTTTCTTTCCTAACTACGATTTCGCCTTTTCGCATTGCAAATCGCAAACAGAGTCACCAAGAACCCTCGCCACCGGTAACACCCCCCGAGGATGGAATTGCTTTGCTAAGAATCGACGCCTTCACTAAGCTATTTAGCTCTAATCTCTCCTTTTGCCTTCGAACTGCGGTCATATCTAATGCCACGCCTTGCTCTTGCCCTAGCGATTTCGATGGCGACGATTTCGTTTTCTTGTGCTGCTACTGTGACGGTGCTTTACGACGAATCGACCAACCCGGTCGCCCTGTCCACCAACAACATGGCACCAACCGACCTCGGTGTCCTCGCAAGCGGATTGAATCGGGTCACCGGAAACCTGGAATCGGCCCTGAGTGTTGGAAACGTCGACGTCTTCAAATTCGATGTGCCAACCGGCTTCCAACTCGACGGGGTTTTCGTGTTCGACTACGGCTACCCCAATACTCCACCAGTCGGCGAAGGTGCGGCATTCTTAGCGATCAATGACGCTGCGATATTTCCTTACGACGCCTTCGACTTGGATTTCAACACGAATCCATTCTTGGACGAGACACAATTTTTGGGTGGATCGACGTTTGGATCTTCCGATGCACCAACGCTTGATATCCTGCCACGCATTGGAAACGTTGCCGGCCGCAAATTCACGGGACCACTGGCCGCCGGAACCTACACGGTCTACATCCAACAAACGGGCCCCGAGAATTTCTATTCGCTCGACTTCCAATCGACTTCGTTGACGGCTGTGCCCGAGCCTGCTCACGCATCGCTGGCAATCTTGGCAATGGCTACCATCGCCGTCAAACGGCGTCGGACGAAACGCTGCTTGACTAACTAGCCCTTCGACGGGCTGCAACGGAAATCAGTCACTATCGACTGGACGATCCCGACGGCAAGGCATTGCTGAGTCGCTCGAAACCTGTTCCTTGAACTTCCATCGTCTTCGGGTTGACGGTTAGCATTCTGACTGCGGCTTCAACACCCGGTTGGCCGTCGGCACGAGTTTGACGAAAGATAACGGGCATATTGGGCGCGCCATCGAGCGTAAAGATCTCCTTTGACGCCGAGTAGGCCGCGCGGCTGGCGGTGCCT harbors:
- a CDS encoding putative bifunctional lysylphosphatidylglycerol flippase/synthetase; translated protein: MAKLNLRKFAGPALAIALFALAVRLLVHEANSITWEDFRSGLTSVPTLYIVFAVFLVALNYGLLVSYDLLALRYLCRSMPLRRVALVSFLGFTLGNNFGTFMAGAPIRFRFYTRWGLSPSQVVVLISILGLTFWSGLWFLGGMVLVCVPIELPPPYVLPVGTRTLGVILLSLAVSYLLVCTFWRKPWPIGKLHLRPPEPGLMAVQASVAAVDLLISATALYLVLPGDSLVPFTLVLAAYLAAIAVSLISQVPGGLGVLEVILLALLKETVGDAVLASVIIFRTIYYLIPLMFGMTALVIHEIYGGAVEAREARQ
- a CDS encoding sulfatase-like hydrolase/transferase → MLPIESQKRLIIYALLAALATFLIATFYPVGRPADETTQLSFASAYAWIAAQSLAPAIVVLIPLQLVTRLSPRLTCRVGMALLALLPITIFLDAIGFHWTGERLLSATTAHIAWSLLPGLIPFASFSTIAMTACAILTVLVLLWFSAWLSKYLADRWSTDHPGELSPLKIGWVLLAGTVLLGLPAMKHRTRTIAEMQDYSTRHPFCVLRVIGYRSVGMMIPTGESAVMSHLYGFGLSTAVQHRLDELKQVRIQLAVIDDKTERPSQEDRSDVLIIIMESLQASLLNEDVMPNSHKLASEGLMLTQHFTGGNASNLGIFSLLNGLEATWFPYADQFEPLANRFFHQADYELGFFGGTNDWHSFGMEPFINPKWYDRFKIEPVAWLESDQRAIDHVQEFLGRGNKSRKPRVAVLYLYSSHGPFASLPEEEVFQPAAESYVTPFSDAMRMPVWNKYRNAVRSLDKMLLPLLDRTRITAIVGDHGEAFLEDGTIGHGTRLSQIQNMTPGMIYFPGGKAKRITERTSHADILPTILDSIGIKTSSPVFEGVNINSTEPALLAQRRFASCSYMGGSLILTGPWTEKPDRPFAYRCAYSIKDWQIAPLNPVDTKGLQWIPPNEKSGNESRDSETIGDELGDWLIRRLGVNPMDDERDELELFAQYLTAPDHTIRLAAVNLAENVSRPSDELINLVSDRTADSQKEIRDAARKVVIQLQRRAR
- the dnaB gene encoding replicative DNA helicase — protein: MIKDEKEFRFKKKKNEPTTAEVLMREPPFDEEAEMGVIGSVLLLPSICDEIASLKADDFYNDANRKIYHAMREMYDGGEKIDITLLVSRLRTEGDYESVGGAAYLARLSGAVPNAAHASFYAAIVSEKAVYRRLIESSTEILRDAYEQTGTAKELCAQAEQKVFAIMDGRSSQSVHSISDVLHQAMDRMEARLRDEYVDGGAETGLKVFDEMTGGLHNGELIILAARPSMGKTALAMNMAEHCAIVQGAPVLFVSLEMSGIELADRMLCSLARVNGHRLRNGSISSDDRDRLISKANEISESPLYVDDSPSRTVSEIAATARRIKRKEDGLGLIVIDYLQLIDPDNSRDPRQEQVAKIARRLKGMARELEVPLLCLSQLNRQAEDGKDHRPKLSHLRESGAIEQDADVVMFVHREEYYHRGEDKAQFAGQAEIIIAKQRNGPVGDVELTWEAEFTKFSDRAPERHSEFDGLAEFDNSGL
- a CDS encoding DnaA/Hda family protein, which produces MKEDCATGMFVPHGCTDDRDVVASFKEALEQRIGADRFRMWFTNGVAFEVASSPVEAETSETGNPSDGEPITKPTSLVRGCVIVRVRGQFALDRLKKNFLSELRGAAMQACGSSTNVSVELAAPQAAQAELPLGEASKSDSAPRRSPVRSRRQASAKIESQRGKTMSMSGLVASGAGTVRNQRRAPKVAATVVHGVVVSSDFALGGTPQPQSKSPSKAPTKPAGSDTSLSKSLRDPSAKAVGQQRPMNAQTFVSGSCNQLAFTAMSMVCQQPGLASPLFLCGPTGSGKTHMLTAIADQFRRHHRMRRVMHLSAEQFTNDFITSVGNSGITSFRRRYREVDALLIDDVQFLGSKKATLREVLYTVETLAAAGRPLIFSGSHAPTEIQGLTHELAGRMSSGLVCPMGPLDLSTRETILRRWLGDTCSMPVDDAMVTQLTSMLAGDGRVISGVVNTINLLQRMYGRNPSMDEVRRFGGDVLRSAKPVASLSVIETAVCDAFQLPLDVLRSGAQTRAVSEPRMLAMYLSRQMTSAAYTEIAKHFGGKSHSTAMAAEKNVKGWLEKGKSIGRGNVAMSAQEAIERIENLLRA